The following coding sequences lie in one Megalodesulfovibrio gigas DSM 1382 = ATCC 19364 genomic window:
- a CDS encoding type II toxin-antitoxin system RelE/ParE family toxin, protein MIKSFAHKGLEVFFLTGNTKGIQAKHADRLARILDRLDAAVTVQDMDAPGLALHALKGGLVGHWAVKVSGNWRVTFRVEQGEAHIVNYQDYH, encoded by the coding sequence ATGATCAAGAGCTTCGCCCACAAGGGCCTTGAGGTGTTCTTTCTGACCGGCAACACCAAAGGGATACAGGCCAAGCACGCGGACAGGCTGGCCCGCATCCTTGACCGCCTGGACGCCGCCGTCACGGTGCAGGACATGGACGCGCCCGGTCTGGCGCTGCATGCGCTCAAAGGCGGCCTGGTGGGACACTGGGCGGTCAAGGTTTCCGGCAACTGGCGAGTGACCTTCCGCGTTGAACAGGGTGAAGCGCATATCGTGAACTATCAGGATTACCATTGA
- a CDS encoding type II toxin-antitoxin system HicB family antitoxin, producing MPSYIGIIHKDTGSDYGVSFPDFPGCITVGSTLDEAGRMAQEALALHVTGMREDGEAIPAPMPLDEARAHEFAQDAAAFIVVALPDEAPKYVRISITVPEDALARIDSYSKAHGIPRSTFLVQAATRAMQAGA from the coding sequence ATGCCAAGCTACATCGGGATTATCCACAAGGACACGGGCAGCGACTACGGCGTCAGCTTCCCGGATTTTCCGGGCTGCATCACCGTGGGCAGCACGCTGGACGAAGCCGGGCGCATGGCCCAAGAAGCGCTGGCCCTGCACGTGACCGGCATGCGCGAAGATGGCGAGGCCATTCCCGCCCCCATGCCCCTGGACGAAGCCCGCGCCCACGAGTTCGCCCAGGACGCCGCCGCCTTCATCGTGGTGGCCCTCCCGGACGAAGCGCCAAAGTACGTGCGCATCTCCATCACCGTGCCGGAAGACGCCCTGGCCAGGATCGACAGCTACAGCAAGGCCCATGGCATCCCACGCAGCACCTTCCTTGTCCAGGCCGCGACCAGGGCTATGCAGGCAGGGGCGTGA
- a CDS encoding type II toxin-antitoxin system HicA family toxin → MVYITHSREIIRRLEADGWEVVQTSGSHWQFKHPEKPGRVTVPHPKRDVPAGTLRSIERQAGLRLR, encoded by the coding sequence TTGGTATATATTACACACAGCAGGGAAATCATTCGCCGGCTTGAGGCAGACGGCTGGGAGGTTGTCCAGACATCGGGCAGCCACTGGCAGTTCAAGCACCCAGAAAAGCCGGGCCGGGTGACTGTGCCGCACCCAAAGAGGGACGTTCCCGCCGGCACCCTGCGTTCCATTGAGCGGCAAGCAGGCCTGCGCCTGCGGTAG
- a CDS encoding pentapeptide repeat-containing protein, translating to MYSLLVTPFLAQEAGVLISVWVGLYVISVLVLAPLLCMVALWRGWVLRQTQWEQDDSQARKRTALAYSGPVLALMIAPLWQTKNIYDALAVILCHVVVVWIVVESLRVHAPWPPKRHAPPPILFHQWLQALDDAHDALWPRVRPAVSRIVSLLLPVLVGLCIIDGVWQPWDIVRPRLRSNWDAVAGFMRESHNASEASHNATEASRNATEASHNATEASRNATEKLKVDMDITTPNTQISHNLGLTIAGFLGLCLAFWRMRRYSQETKVKEEGHITDRFIQASKQLGSEHITVRVAAINSLWRIAVDSPKQDDKRAVLDVLCAFIRSYQPPVKSTPGKGKAPLYGPADVQTALTYMGTRLQELQFRQDKCGYVFDLHGAQLAKSDWTGFKMSHVNLRGADLRKAKFSGAALRGADLSSVDLSEARLGEANLSGANLSSADLSGANLSETVLNSADLSSADLSGAKLTRADLSNAVLSSADLKEAVLSGANLSGAKLTRADLRSANLSAAKLTRADLRGTDLSAAKLTRAVLSSADLSSADLSSADLSSADLSSADLSSADLSSANLSGAVLNSADLLMADLSGAELWLATFIGTNISGADFTDAENLGQDQLDLACWDGVDPPTLPPGMRCPANYCRWDPDTQQVVSIETPAVIAPCPKELEDEDSA from the coding sequence ATGTATTCCTTGTTGGTTACTCCCTTCCTGGCGCAGGAGGCTGGCGTGCTCATTTCGGTGTGGGTGGGGTTGTACGTTATTTCTGTGTTGGTTCTCGCGCCACTGCTCTGCATGGTTGCATTGTGGCGTGGATGGGTTCTTCGCCAAACGCAATGGGAACAGGACGATTCCCAGGCGCGCAAACGAACTGCCCTGGCCTACTCTGGCCCCGTGCTCGCGCTGATGATCGCCCCCCTATGGCAGACCAAGAATATTTATGATGCCCTCGCCGTCATTCTCTGCCATGTGGTGGTGGTGTGGATTGTTGTGGAAAGCCTGCGTGTGCACGCCCCCTGGCCACCCAAACGCCATGCCCCCCCACCGATCCTGTTCCACCAATGGCTGCAGGCTCTGGACGATGCCCACGATGCCCTGTGGCCGCGCGTCAGGCCTGCGGTCTCCCGCATCGTCTCCCTGCTGCTGCCGGTGCTTGTGGGATTGTGCATCATCGACGGGGTGTGGCAGCCCTGGGACATTGTCCGGCCGCGCCTGAGGTCCAACTGGGATGCTGTGGCCGGGTTCATGCGCGAGTCCCACAATGCCTCCGAAGCCTCTCATAATGCCACCGAAGCCTCCCGCAATGCCACCGAAGCCTCCCATAATGCCACCGAGGCCTCCCGCAATGCCACCGAGAAGCTGAAGGTGGACATGGACATAACCACGCCCAACACCCAAATCTCCCACAATCTGGGCCTGACCATTGCCGGCTTCCTGGGGCTGTGCCTGGCCTTCTGGCGGATGCGGCGCTACAGCCAGGAGACAAAGGTCAAGGAAGAAGGCCACATCACGGACCGCTTCATACAGGCCTCGAAGCAGCTGGGCAGTGAGCACATCACCGTGCGGGTGGCGGCCATCAACTCCCTGTGGCGCATTGCCGTGGACAGCCCCAAGCAGGACGACAAGCGCGCCGTGCTGGACGTGCTCTGCGCCTTCATCCGCAGCTACCAGCCGCCAGTCAAGTCCACGCCCGGCAAAGGCAAGGCCCCACTCTACGGCCCGGCAGACGTACAGACAGCCCTGACCTACATGGGCACCCGACTGCAGGAACTGCAGTTTCGGCAGGACAAATGCGGCTATGTGTTCGACCTGCATGGGGCGCAGTTGGCAAAGAGCGACTGGACTGGATTCAAAATGTCCCATGTGAATCTGCGCGGAGCAGACCTCCGCAAGGCGAAGTTCAGCGGGGCGGCACTCCGCGGGGCGGACCTCAGCAGCGTGGATCTCAGCGAGGCGAGGCTCGGGGAGGCGAACCTCAGCGGGGCAAACCTCAGCAGCGCGGACCTCAGCGGCGCGAACCTCAGCGAGACGGTCCTCAACAGCGCGGACCTCAGCAGCGCGGACCTCAGCGGGGCGAAACTCACCAGGGCGGACCTCAGCAACGCGGTCCTCAGCAGCGCGGACCTCAAGGAGGCGGTCCTTAGCGGGGCAAACCTCAGCGGGGCGAAACTCACCAGGGCGGACCTCCGCAGCGCGAACCTCAGCGCGGCGAAACTCACCAGGGCGGACCTCCGCGGGACGGACCTCAGCGCGGCGAAACTCACCAGGGCGGTCCTCAGCAGCGCGGACCTCAGCAGCGCGGACCTCAGCAGCGCGGACCTCAGCAGCGCGGACCTCAGCAGCGCGGACCTCAGCAGCGCGGACCTCAGCAGCGCGAACCTCAGCGGGGCGGTCCTCAACAGCGCGGACCTCCTCATGGCGGACCTCAGCGGGGCGGAGTTGTGGCTGGCAACCTTCATCGGGACAAACATCTCTGGGGCAGATTTCACCGACGCCGAAAATCTCGGCCAAGACCAACTTGACCTCGCCTGCTGGGACGGCGTCGATCCCCCCACCCTGCCCCCCGGCATGCGCTGTCCCGCAAACTATTGCCGCTGGGATCCAGACACGCAGCAAGTCGTCTCCATCGAAACGCCCGCCGTCATCGCGCCATGCCCGAAAGAACTTGAGGACGAAGATTCTGCATAA
- a CDS encoding tyrosine recombinase XerC yields MSWTSDNAEPAAAPGLLQRFLDHLTVEKNRSPATVAAYGADLLQFQAFLATRTPPRSLDVPDGLDRLTVQAFVAELHRQGQAKSSMGRKLSSLRAFFAFLLRKKLAAADPTAGIANPKAEKRTPRTLNVDAMQVMLDNPRDPLPSALAPPAEHAAGQAAGQSAGHPAGHPEDSPHAAVLALRDVTLAELLYGSGLRISEALSLDVADVIGPRMTVKVLGKGGKERLAHLTPPSRALLDVWIDARGRLQPPAEEPALFLGRRGRRLHRSEAARRIAVLARDADLPQHVHPHMLRHSFASHLLQSGADLRAVQELLGHARLATTQRYTHLSLQQLTTIYDAAHPRAGGK; encoded by the coding sequence ATGTCATGGACCAGCGACAACGCTGAGCCGGCCGCCGCGCCCGGGCTGTTGCAGCGCTTTCTGGACCATCTGACAGTGGAAAAGAACCGCTCCCCGGCCACGGTGGCGGCATATGGCGCGGATCTGCTCCAGTTTCAGGCCTTCCTGGCCACCCGCACCCCGCCGCGCAGCCTGGACGTCCCGGACGGGCTGGACCGCCTGACCGTGCAGGCCTTCGTGGCCGAATTGCACCGCCAGGGCCAGGCCAAAAGCTCCATGGGACGCAAGCTCTCCTCCCTGCGGGCCTTTTTCGCCTTCCTCCTGCGCAAGAAGCTGGCCGCCGCCGACCCCACCGCGGGCATCGCCAACCCCAAGGCCGAAAAGCGGACCCCCAGGACCCTGAATGTGGATGCCATGCAGGTCATGCTGGACAACCCCCGCGACCCGCTGCCGTCTGCCCTGGCCCCGCCCGCTGAACATGCTGCCGGGCAGGCCGCCGGGCAGTCTGCCGGGCATCCCGCCGGGCATCCCGAAGACTCCCCCCACGCCGCCGTCCTGGCCCTGCGGGATGTGACCCTGGCCGAGCTGCTCTACGGCAGCGGCCTGCGCATCAGCGAGGCCCTGTCCCTGGACGTGGCGGACGTGATCGGCCCGCGCATGACGGTCAAGGTGCTGGGCAAGGGCGGCAAGGAGCGGCTGGCCCACCTGACGCCGCCATCGCGCGCCCTGCTGGATGTCTGGATCGACGCCCGCGGCAGGCTGCAGCCCCCCGCGGAGGAGCCGGCGCTGTTCCTGGGGCGGCGCGGCAGACGCCTGCACCGCAGCGAGGCCGCCCGGCGCATCGCCGTCCTGGCCCGGGATGCCGACCTGCCCCAGCACGTGCACCCGCACATGCTGCGCCACAGTTTCGCCTCCCACCTGCTGCAAAGCGGGGCCGACCTGCGCGCCGTGCAGGAGCTGCTGGGCCACGCCCGCCTGGCCACCACCCAGCGCTACACGCACCTGTCCCTGCAGCAGCTCACCACCATCTACGACGCCGCCCACCCCCGCGCCGGGGGGAAATAA
- a CDS encoding GGDEF domain-containing protein: protein MADMLDTSPAFDPSCCRQRGMVITADPALTAMLDALWPAQDVCWQAFERASRAMEELYAEPPDLLLVDECLPDMSGLELAMAVKSENVYRQMPVVLVLRGPEALDSLDWSAMEVDEFLLRPFSPVEIRSRLALALARATRTLDANPLSKLPGNTSIIQRVQHLVEAGAEFGLAYVDLDNFKSFNDKYGFSRGDEALMMTARLLVNVVREHPQQAPAMHFVGHVGGDDFVFILPATQVEAACRAVCARFDAIVPSFYDEDDRRRGGIRSTDRQGNAQDFPLMSLSIAVVLNHNAKLTHAGEAASMAAALKKKAKAISGSSYVMDQRQR from the coding sequence ATGGCAGACATGCTGGACACCAGCCCTGCATTTGATCCGAGCTGCTGCCGGCAGCGCGGCATGGTCATCACGGCCGATCCGGCCCTGACCGCCATGCTCGACGCCCTGTGGCCGGCGCAGGACGTCTGCTGGCAGGCCTTCGAGCGCGCCTCCCGGGCCATGGAGGAGCTGTATGCCGAGCCGCCGGACCTGCTGCTGGTGGACGAGTGCCTGCCGGACATGTCCGGCCTGGAACTGGCCATGGCCGTGAAGAGCGAAAACGTCTACCGCCAGATGCCCGTGGTGCTGGTGTTGCGTGGCCCCGAGGCCCTGGACTCGCTGGACTGGTCCGCCATGGAGGTGGACGAGTTCCTGCTGCGCCCGTTTTCGCCCGTGGAAATCCGCTCCCGGCTGGCGCTGGCCCTGGCCCGCGCCACCCGCACCCTGGACGCCAACCCCCTGAGCAAGCTGCCGGGCAATACCAGCATCATCCAACGGGTTCAGCACCTGGTGGAGGCCGGGGCGGAATTCGGCCTGGCCTATGTGGATCTGGACAATTTCAAATCCTTCAACGACAAATACGGCTTTTCCCGCGGGGACGAGGCCCTGATGATGACGGCCCGGCTGCTGGTCAACGTGGTGCGCGAGCATCCCCAGCAGGCCCCGGCCATGCATTTTGTGGGGCATGTGGGCGGGGACGATTTCGTCTTCATCCTGCCCGCCACGCAGGTGGAAGCCGCCTGCCGGGCCGTGTGCGCCCGCTTTGACGCCATTGTGCCCAGTTTCTATGACGAGGACGACCGCCGCCGCGGCGGCATCCGCAGTACGGACCGGCAAGGCAATGCGCAGGATTTCCCCTTGATGAGCCTGTCCATTGCCGTGGTCCTGAACCACAACGCCAAGCTGACCCACGCCGGGGAGGCGGCCTCCATGGCCGCGGCCCTCAAGAAAAAGGCCAAGGCCATCAGTGGAAGCTCCTATGTCATGGACCAGCGACAACGCTGA
- a CDS encoding HDOD domain-containing protein, whose product MADDLRLAHRNRILAVKDLPTLPKVLEEVTRLVADPNSSTDQVAKLIAYDQVLSAKVLKMVNSPIYGFPGRIGSIQHALVLLGLNVIKGVIISTSVFDFMISTMNGLWEHSLGCALACTEIAKVAGLEEPEEYSVPGLLHDLGKVVTAVQLPDIRQELDATVKERDCTYREAEALVIGFTHEAVNGWLAQHWRLPLKIREGMAWHHAPTRAEHYPAAACVVHLADFLVKAYEYGFSGDDQVPYLDPNALKILKLDGDALDTVMDALAEKFLEVADISFS is encoded by the coding sequence GTGGCTGATGATCTTCGTCTCGCGCACAGAAACCGCATCCTCGCCGTCAAGGATCTGCCCACCCTGCCGAAGGTGCTGGAGGAGGTCACCCGGCTGGTGGCGGACCCCAACTCGTCCACGGATCAGGTAGCCAAGCTCATCGCCTACGATCAGGTCTTGTCGGCCAAGGTGCTCAAGATGGTCAACTCGCCCATCTACGGCTTTCCCGGCCGCATCGGCTCCATCCAGCATGCCCTGGTGCTGCTGGGGTTGAACGTCATCAAGGGCGTCATCATTTCCACGTCGGTGTTCGACTTCATGATTTCCACCATGAACGGCCTGTGGGAGCACAGCCTGGGCTGTGCCCTGGCTTGTACGGAAATCGCCAAGGTGGCTGGCCTGGAGGAGCCGGAGGAATATTCCGTCCCCGGCCTGCTGCACGATCTGGGCAAGGTGGTCACCGCCGTGCAATTGCCGGACATCCGGCAGGAGCTGGACGCCACAGTCAAGGAGCGCGATTGCACCTACCGCGAGGCCGAGGCCCTGGTGATCGGCTTTACCCACGAGGCCGTCAACGGCTGGCTGGCCCAGCACTGGCGGCTGCCCCTGAAGATCCGCGAGGGCATGGCCTGGCACCACGCCCCCACCCGGGCGGAGCATTACCCGGCGGCGGCGTGCGTGGTGCATCTTGCCGATTTCCTGGTGAAAGCCTATGAGTACGGCTTCAGCGGGGACGATCAGGTCCCGTATCTGGACCCCAACGCCCTCAAGATTCTTAAACTCGATGGCGATGCCCTGGACACGGTCATGGATGCCCTGGCGGAAAAATTTCTCGAAGTGGCGGATATTTCCTTCAGTTAG